The window GATGAAACTACAGCTATTGGAAAGCCCGCatggcgggttaccttgaggctCTTAACCCTCTTGCATGGGAGGTTACCGACAAAGCCATTGGTGTTATGGATGAGGACCACACAAAATAGAATGCTAGAGCCAAAAATGCTTTGTTTGATGCTATTGGAGAAGAAATCTTTGCTCGTGTGCATAGCAAGAAAACCGCTCATGAGGTGTGGGAAGAGCTTGAGACCATTCATGTTGGGTCTAAGAAGCTCCGTGAAGAGAAGTACCAAGTGCTAAAGGAGAAACTCAATGAGTTCAAAATACATCCTAGTGAATTACTTGAACAAATATATACTAGGTTGAATGTACTTATTGAGGACATTAACGCacttgaaatttctcctttgtctacTAGTGACATCATCCGGAAGATTTTTCACTCATTgcacaagcccaagtacaacattgtgACATCTTTGGTCTATGAGAAAGATCTTTCCACATTGCAAGTGAATGAAGTGGTTGGGAAAATTCGGTCTCATGAGATATTTCTCTTAGGTGAAATTGATCCTCCTCAAGCCAAAGGTGATCTTGCTCTCAAAGCTAAAGGCGAAAACAAGTCAAAGAAGAAGAGCAAGGGCAAGACACCTATGTCAAGTTCAAGTGAAGCTAGtgatgactcaagtgatgaggaaggtGATGAAGATACCAAACTTGCTCTCCTCATGAGGAAGACCACAAAGCTCatgtcaaggttgaacaagaAGGGGTACAATTTCgaccccaagaaaaacaagtttcgtaTAAGGAAGCCCAAAAATGCCCTCAAGAAGATATGCTATGTTTGTGGCAATTATGGTCATCTCTCATATGATTGCCCTCAAGAATCCAACAAGAAGCAAGATGAGGACAATCAACCAAGGCACAATAAAGATCATGATCACAAGAAGGACCATGACAAGaaagagtacaagaagaagaggtCCTTCAAGAAGAAAGAGCAAATCAAGGCTTTCCTTGGGGAGTGGGTCATCGACAGCGAGACCTCaatcgatgatgatgatgatgatgatgatgatgatacaccAAGAACGTCGTTGTGGGGATCGCCATCCATGAAGATGAACCACCgctacctccaccacccatgtaCCTCATGGCTAGAGGTAACCCCAAAGTGAATTCCTATGAGTCATGCTCTagtgatgatgatagtgatAATGAATTGTCTCCTAAAGATCTTAAGTTGCTCCTAGATGAATATAATGACATAATCAAGAAGCTTAAATCTAAACTCAAGTGTTTAAAAAATGTGCATGTTGAGCTTAAGACTTCGCATGATGAGTTACTTGTTAGACACAATGAGGTAGAAGAGACTCATGAAAAATGTGTTGTATCTAGCAAGCAACTTAGAGAGGATCATGGTAAGGTACTTGTTAAGCACAATGAACTAGTTGAAAAACATGATGAAGTAGTTGTGCTCAACAAGTCGCTTGAAGAGTCCAACAAGAAGCttaagcttgattatgctaacctaaattcaaaatatcaagaacttgagttTGCCTTTGATGCTATTGATGATGAACTTGAAACTCTAAAAACTAAAAACATCAATGCATCAACTTATTGTGAAACCAATATGGAGACATCCAACTCTTTCACTAATCACGATGTCCCTAGTTCTTCcaagactaaccatgatagggaAAAGAAACTTGAGGAGGAGCTCCAAAGTTTGACCAAGtgcatgttcaatgtgacaagaggagaatacttgcACAAAGAGattttcttcaacaatgcaagGCACTTTGGGGTCTTGGATCCTTCCCCAAGCCACCGGAGAATTGTCCAAGGTCTCTGGAGCTCAAGGAttgcttcaacaaggaagtAGGCTCCTATTGTCAATATTGCCAAGATGTTGGACATTACACAAGGCAGTGTCCTATTCCTACTCGCTCTCTACCTACCTTGCCTCACAACTATAAGTCTCAATTTAGCAATCATCACTTTTTGTTGAGCAAGCTTAAGAatggcaaggtgaaggccaagttcATTGGcacagaaaagaagaaaaagctaCCCCGCCAACTATGGGTTTCCAAAGTCTTAGTTACTCACATCAAAgtacccaaagttgcttgggttTCCAAACCTCTAGAGTAattcatttgtgtgtaggtgaactacaaatcTGGTGGAAAggattgggtacttgatagcggatgtacataacacatgaccggctatgtaaagatgttcacctcactagatgaagaaGTGGGCGATCACGAgcatgtcacctttggtgataaTTCTAAAGGgaaagtggtaggtttgggtaaggttGCTATCTCCAAAGATCTCTCAATTTCAATTGTGTTGCTTGTGGAGTCGGTAAGCTTTAATTTGCTTTCAATtgcacaactttgtgatttggGTTTAATATGTACCTTTAGTGATAGTGGTGTAGTTGTAACAAGCAAGGAGGATAAGAGTTTGATCTTCAAAGGCTTCCGGCACGGTAATATCTACCTTGTGGATTTTTCCTCTAACAATGCTAGTTTGGCTACTTGTCACTTTTCAAAGAACTCAATGGGATGGCTTTGGCATCGACGGATTGCTCACATTAGGATGAGTCAACTAAAGAAGGCAttcaaacgaggtatggtggttggtgcTAAAGATGTTATATTTGACAAAAATAAgttgtgtagtgcttgtcaagccgggaagcaatttgcttcatcacatcccatgaaggcgTACCTATCCACTTCAAGGTGCTtagagctactacacatggactTATTTGGACCGACCACCTACAAGTGCCTTAGAGGTAATCTTTATTGCttagtcattgttgatgattattctagatATGCTTGAATATTTTTTCTAGAGGACAAGAGCAAAACCGTCAAGATCTTCAAGATATTCATCAAGCAAGCCCAAAACAAGTTCGAGTCAAGTGTAGTCAAGGTTCGGAGTGATAACGGTTTCGAGTTTCGGAATACTCAAGTTGAGGAGCTATGCAATGAAAtcggaatcaagcatgaattctcttCAACCTatacacctcaacaaaatggggtagtggagaggaagaacaagacctTAATCACCCTTTCAAGAGCAATGCTAGATGACTATGTCATTTCGCAAAGGTTTTGGACGGAAGCTATCAACACCGCTTGCCATGCATCTAATCGGGTGTATCTCCACTAGTTCTTGAAGAAGACCCCTTATGAACTTCTTGTTGGGAGGAAGCCCAATATCTCCTACTTCCGAGTTTTTGGGTGCAAATGCTACATCTTCAAGAAGAGGAAGCACCTAGGTAAGTTCGAGAGTAGGTATGACGTTGGATTTCTAgttggttattcatcaaactccaaagcatatcgagtattcaataatGCCTCCCGCATGATTGAAGAAACttatgatgtggagtttgatgagactaatggaTCCAAGGGGAAGTTTTTTGCTTGTGATGATGTAAGTGATGAACCACTACAGGAAGTCATGAAGATCATTGCCATTGGacaagtcaagccaaagaaggagGATGAAGAGATCATCACACCATCCACTCAAGATGGAGCCCcttccaaggatgactccaaagaagaagcttcACCAACAATCCATcatgatgagtcatccgatgaaaAAGATGAAGCTCCATAACCTCCTCCTCAAGATGTCCAAGATGAGCAAGTGGTTCAAGAACAACTCAACTTTGATGACACccacatcacaagtgaacaagcccaagctcaagCACAAAATGTCGAACCACAAGaagattcatcatctcaaccacAAAAGAGGCTAACAAGAACTTCAAGGAAccatcccattgacttggtctTGGGTGATCCTACGGGTGGTACAAGAACTcgtagacgtcaatatgcctctttttgtgaacattactcatttgtttcttgcttggagccCTCTaatatagatgaagctcttgaggacctggattgggtgatggcaatgcaagaagagctcaacaacttgacccgcaatgaagtttagGTTCTTGAACTATGGTGTGGaactaggttgtgtaaagtttatttactagtttcataaccatgacacgtatgaagtaagatgaagaccactaactatacaggggtaagtgataaataatagataatcaggggtaatgtgacacacacagaacaaccaactctcatgaataaagaataaacaagcaattctaaagttagtgggagcataggcataGATTCCTATTACACTATTTATGctagcagataagttacgttagtcacatgcttagaactgcaggtgctgggaaattagggacatcggggagaatgacccgcactggagaacatccagtcctattttatctttgcatgaactcctacacgatactcGAACGTCGAgaagtacgctaaccgagaagcagcttcccggcggaccgacagggctgtcaccacctgcggtctatcccagtcacaccgtgtagcactgtcatatccgaaggatcccacaTACCCGGGAACCAtacccgcatatgaggtcactaccctagcacccccgggtcccccacccttcggatggactgGTAAGATACTAAGGCAAgctcgaaagcacaacgaaccgatatccttacccagatcatctggtctaagcaagcaactagtataacttgttaaggcacagatcaaggctaagcaagctatgaacatagcaagataaccaagaacgaactcaatatgaatagcataatgaaagtcgaaatacaaagccataccagaggccgaggattgctcgccgaccccgaggacgactggattcgctaaggagatgaagtactagcctagctccactaccctaaggagtacaagtcacaaatgagagtgtgagagaggccttgaagtggtgtgtgtggtgagagtggtgggaggccccttatatagtgtTTGAGGTTGGTTCCTGCCAACTCTTTACATGGAAACATCCCTAACCGGCCTCTAAAGGATCAGAtcaagcttcccgccaaaactcagcctcattggctgccaggtggggtcggccgacccctctGTGCCGCCTCTGGACACCGCCCTTCTCtagtacactgcctggtgggtcctgatgttagATGGttggtgccggggcttggttggtcggtttggtctggtttgtgggcctcctttgcttgTGTTATGCAGGACGCGATCGTCCGTGATTTCTGTCTGCGTATTCGTTGTGTTtttttattccggacttgtgctcctgaaatcataaatcttcgaaaacaatTGTAGAGCTagattagtgatacaaatatgcgagtaagaggtataattttccttcttttatgcgtatagttgacggtcatattttgcacttaacgaccgtcaacaggttgcgaagtgagcttaacgttttAGATGTTTCTAATGTCAtgtaattgccttgtcatatagttgcatctcatatgtacatagtaggggcttgtctaaccttgtcaagatagtgatgaacatgagTTTTGCATGAGCCAGTGGATCTTttgtttcgctcatggcatgaagaaagattcatcatgaagaagctt is drawn from Panicum virgatum strain AP13 chromosome 1N, P.virgatum_v5, whole genome shotgun sequence and contains these coding sequences:
- the LOC120653649 gene encoding uncharacterized protein LOC120653649, producing MAGYLEALNPLAWENARAKNALFDAIGEEIFARVHSKKTAHEVWEELETIHVGSKKLREEKYQVLKEKLNEFKIHPSELLEQIYTRLNVLIEDINALEISPLSTSDIIRKIFHSLHKPKYNIVTSLVYEKDLSTLQVNEVVGKIRSHEIFLLGEIDPPQAKGDLALKAKGENKSKKKSKGKTPMSSSSEASDDSSDEEGDEDTKLALLMRKTTKLMSRLNKKGYNFDPKKNKFRIRKPKNALKKICYVCGNYGHLSYDCPQESNKKQDEDNQPRHNKDHDHKKDHDKKEYKKKRSFKKKEQIKAFLGEWVIDSETSIDDDDDDDDDDTPRTSLWGSPSMKMNHRYLHHPYLKLLLDEYNDIIKKLKSKLKCLKNVHVELKTSHDELLVRHNEVEETHEKCVVSSKQLREDHGKVLVKHNELVEKHDEVVVLNKSLEESNKKLKLDYANLNSKYQELEFAFDAIDDELETLKTKNINASTYCETNMETSNSFTNHDVPSSSKTNHDREKKLEEELQKDKSKTVKIFKIFIKQAQNKFESSVVKFLKKTPYELLVGRKPNISYFRVFGCKCYIFKKRKHLGKFESRYDVGFLVGYSSNSKAYRVFNNASRMIEETYDVEFDETNGSKGKFFACDDVSDEPLQEVMKIIAIGQVKPKKEDEEIITPSTQDGAPSKDDSKEEASPTIHHDESSDEKDEAP